The Borrelia sp. HM sequence TTTTTTAAAAGGAGATTTCAATGCATTTGGTCTTCAGGTTGTAAAGAGTTACCAGTGCATGTTTGCTTTAATGTTATCATCTTCTATTATTTATTTTAAAAGTCGTACTATAGAATTAATAAAATATGTTTCTGAACTTAGAAGTAAGGGCATCCTTGTTTTTGAAACTATGGATGCAGGGCCACAGGTTAAGATTTTATGTTTAAAGAGGGATTTGGAATTTATTTTAACTAAACTTACTCAAAATTTTAGAGATGTTAATTTTGTTGTCTCAAGGATTGGAAGTGGTTTGGAATGGATATAATTAATTTTTCAGTGCCTGGTAATTTGCTTTTAATGGGAGAATATTCTATTTTAGAAGAGAATGGCCTTGGGCTTGCAATTGCAATCAAAGAGAGAGCTTATTTTACTTTTAAAAAAAGTGATACTTGGCGTTTTTTTTCTAAAAAAAGTGAAATTGATAATTTTACTTTAATAGAAAATAATGATGATTTTGTTTTTAAAATGTTTAGGTATTTAAAACAGAGATATTTTACTAATTTAGAAGATTTTTCCTTTGATGTTTATATTGATACAAGTAATTTTTTTTTTAATAATGGTGTAAAGAAAGGATTTGGTTCAAGTGCTGTTGTTGCTGTTGGTATTTCATGTGGAATTTTTTTAGTTTTGAATAATAAGAGTTCTTTTGTTAAAGATCAAATTTTTATATATTGTTTAGAAGCTTATCGGTATGCTCAAGGAGGTATGGGCAGTGGATATGATATAGCTACAAGTCTTTTTGGTGGTGTTATTAGGCTTAAGGGAGGAGACTCTCCTATGTATGAGCTCTTGGAAAAAATGTGTTTTAGTGATTTCTACCTAATGAAAGGTCCCAAGTCAGTTAAGACCACTAATTCAATTGTTATGTATTACAAAAATAGGGATTTATTAGTAAATTTTATAAGAGATGTTAATATAAAAATGGAGCAAATTGTTTTGAATGCTAGTAATTCTTTTGATTGTTTGCTTGTTAGTTTAAAATTAGCAAAGGAAATAGGATTAGAAATTGGGAAAAGGATAGGTGTTTCTGCTGATTTGCCCTTAAATATTGCGTATCTTGAACAAGAATGTTTGTTAATTAAAGCTTTAGGTGCTGGAAATGAAACTTTTTTAATCTATAAACCAAATTTTAAAGTTTTTAAACAATTTAATATTAAACCGATAGAGTTAGATTTAGAAGGTGTTAAATTTTGCGATAGATGTTTATAATAAAAAAACCCTCTAAAATATTGTTTTTAGGCGAACATAGTGCTGTTTATGGTTTTCCAGTTATTGGTACTACAATGCCTCTTTATATGCAGCTAGTTTATACTTTTTCTGATTCTTGGAGATATTTAGGAGTGCCTTCTTCTAAAATAGATGAAATAATTCATTTTATTAATATTAACTTTGATAAGGTTAAGCCCATTGAATTTTTAATATTTTCACAGATTCCAGTTGGATTGGGTTTTGGATCTTCTGCTAGTCTTAGTTTATGCTTTGCTGAGTATATTATAAGTCATGATGAATATAAAACTTATGATAAAATTGTGTTGGCACGTGAAATTGAGAATATTTTTCATGGTAGTTCTTCTGGTATGGATATTTTATTAATTGAGTTAGGTGGAACTTTTTATTTAGAAAAAAAAAATGATGTTTTCAATTTTAAAAAAATTGAACCTTGTAATTTTCATTTCTTAATTGGGGCAATTAAGAGGGAATGTATAGTAAGTGAAATAATATCTGATTTAAATCATAGGTTATCTCTTGATAATAGTCAATTTGCCATTATTGAAAAGCTTGGTTATATTGTTAGAAATTCTTGTGTTGCTTTTGATAAACAAAATGTTAATTTATTGGCATATAATATGGGTGTTGCGAATAATTATTTAAAGTCTTTAGGTTTGTCCTCAGATACTCTTGATTATATAATAAGAAGAAGCCTAAAATTTAAGGCTCTTGCTGGTAAATTTAGTGGTGCTGGTAGGGGTGGAGCTTTCATTTTGCTTTTTAGAGATAATCATGATGCTAGTTTGTGTTTGAGAGAATTAAGTAAAGATTTAGATAAAAATAATATTGAATTGACTTATAAGCTTCAAATATTTAAATTTTAATTATTCTTTATTCAGATTTAAATTTTACTAATTAAGTAAAAAACCATTTTATACTTTTGATTTTCCTAATTAAAAACCGAGTGATTTAAGATATATTTCATTAAGAGGACCAAACAATCCAATAGAATAACTTTGGGTTCAGAGGGACTCGAACCCCCGACATCCTGCTTGTAAGGCAGGCGCTCTGACCAGCTGAGCTATGAACCCTTTTAACACTGAGGACAATTATATAAAATAAATTTAACTTATGTCAATTTATTTAAAATTTTTCTCCAAAAAGAACCACAAATATATTTTTATTATCTTGAGTTTTTAATACGTATCCACCCATTTTACTTGTATCTTTGTTTAAAAGAGCTTTTTTGTGTCCTGGACTTTTAAGCCAGGCATATATTACGTCTTCGACATCCAAACCTGATGCTAAAATTTCCCTTATTATGGAAAAATCTTGATCGTATTTTTTTACTCTTTGCATAGGAGTTGTTCCAAAGAGTGTATGTGTTAATACTTTATTTGTATTAAGACTTATTGCATATTCTTTTGCTACTCTTGCAAGAGTAGTATCTATTTCTAGTTTTTTCAATTTGAAATCAGCTCTTAACTTGTGAATTGATGAGTAAAGAAATTCTAAGTCTTCACTTATGCCTAAAAGTGTGCATTGACTTGTAAAAATTAAAATAAAGAGAATAAATTTCTTTTGCATAATGATCCTACTTATAATATAATGTCATTATAACACGTATTTAATTGTTTTGATTAATAACATAATAGAATAATAGGAGAATGATATGGCAAATCATTTAAGTTATTTGAAAAAAGATGATTTGGATAAAATAAACTTAAAACTTCAAGATTTATTGGCAGGACTTCATGTTTTTTATGCTAATTTAAGAGGTATTCATTGGAATATAAAAGATATTAATTTTTTTGTAATTCATAAAAAAACCGAAAATCTTTATGATTATGTTGGAGAAGTTATTGATATTCTAGCTGAGCGATCCAGAGCACTTGGTTATGATTCTGAATTTAGATGTTCTGAATTTATGAAGACATCTTTTATTAAGGAAATTACTTTAGAGACTTCTTCAAATTTGTTATCTTCAATTAACAATATTATTTGTGATCTTAATGACATTCTTAAGAATATATGTGAAACCAGGTGTTTTATTGATAGTACATCTGATTATGGTACTGCTAATATCTTAGATGATATTATTGTTTCTTTTGAAAAGTATTTATGGATGTATAGATCATTATTAACTGATTGTAGGTGCTTATGTAATAAGAAAAAATGTTGTGATAAAAATGTTAATTTATAATATGATATAAAAAGAATTTTAAGATTAATTTTATATGTGTTAATTATAGAATTATATTCTAGTTGAAACAAGCTATAGCAAGATCTATAGCTTTTATAATGTTTGAGGACTTTATGAAAATTAGGAATATTGGGATCATGGCGCATATTGATGCCGGAAAGACTACCACTACAGAAAGGATTATATATTATACTGGTAAAACTCATAAAATAGGTGATGTTGATTCTGGCAATACTGTTACTGATTGGATGACTCAAGAACAAGACAGAGGTATTACAATTAGTTCTGCTGCTATTACTTGTTATTGGCGGGACCATCAGATCAACATTATTGATACTCCTGGGCATGTTGATTTTACAGCTGAAGTTGAGAGATCTCTTCGTGTTCTTGATGGAGGCATTATCATTTTTAGCGCTGTTGATGGGATTCAGGCACAAACTGAAACTGTTTGGAAACAGGCATCAAAATATGGTATTCCAAGACTTGCTTATATTAATAAAATGGATCGTATGGGGGCTGATTTTCTCAAAGTAGTTGAGGGTATAAAAAATAAATTTGGTATAGTGCCAATAGTCTTACAAATACCAATTGGAAGTGAGAGTAGCTTTGAAGGGGTTATAGATATTATTCGCAATAAAGAGTTGCATTTTGAATTTAAAGATGGCAAACCTATTGTTCTTGAAGAAGCAGTGCGTGAAGAATTTGTTGAAAATGTTAAAATTTTTAGAGAAAATTTAATAGATTCTATTAGTAATTTTAGTGAAAGAATTACAGAACTTTTTCTTGAAAATTCTATCATTGATAATCATATTATAGTAGAAGAAATTAGAAGATGTACTATTAGTGGTTTGATTGTTCCTGTTTTGGTGGGAACTAGCCTGAAGAATATTGGTATAGAGCCTTTAATAGATGCAATTGTAGATTATCTTCCAAGTCCTTTTGAAAAAAAGTTTAATGCCTATTCTGCAAAAACAGATAGAAGTATATCAATTGATCCTAAGAATGAGCAAAATTTATCTGCACTTGTTTTTAAAGTTCAATATTTTAGTGCAATTGCTGCACATCTTTATTTTGTTAGAGTGTATTCAGGAGAACTTAATTCATCTAAAAGGGTTCTTAATGTTGTTAAGAACAAGCGTGAAAAATTTACAAGGATTTTTAGAGTTTTTTCAAATAAAAGTGAGCAGATAGATGAAATTAAAGCAGGAGATATTGGAGCAGTTATTGGACTTAAATATTCTGTAACGGGAGACACACTTGTAGAAGAAGGTCATGATATTATACTTGAACCTTTAATATTTCCAGAACCAGTTGTATCAATATCTATTGAGCCAGAAAGAGCATCAGATGATACTAGACTTAAAGAAGTTCTTGAGATCATTGCCAAAGAAGACCCTACTTTTAGCTATAAAGAAAGCAAAGAAACAGGTCAATTATTGGTTTCTGGAATGGGTGAATTACACCTTGAAATTATTATCACTAGGATTAAAGATGAATTTAAACTTAATGTGTATACGGGTAAGCCTCAAGTAAGCTATAGGGAAAGTGTAAATTTAAAAATTGAGGATGTGTTTGAATTTGTTAATATTTTTGCGGGTAAAGAAATTAATCTAAAAATTGGTATGATTATTAGTCCTTTACTAAGAGGTGAAGGCAATAAAATTGAGT is a genomic window containing:
- a CDS encoding phosphomevalonate kinase: MDIINFSVPGNLLLMGEYSILEENGLGLAIAIKERAYFTFKKSDTWRFFSKKSEIDNFTLIENNDDFVFKMFRYLKQRYFTNLEDFSFDVYIDTSNFFFNNGVKKGFGSSAVVAVGISCGIFLVLNNKSSFVKDQIFIYCLEAYRYAQGGMGSGYDIATSLFGGVIRLKGGDSPMYELLEKMCFSDFYLMKGPKSVKTTNSIVMYYKNRDLLVNFIRDVNIKMEQIVLNASNSFDCLLVSLKLAKEIGLEIGKRIGVSADLPLNIAYLEQECLLIKALGAGNETFLIYKPNFKVFKQFNIKPIELDLEGVKFCDRCL
- a CDS encoding mevalonate kinase; amino-acid sequence: MFIIKKPSKILFLGEHSAVYGFPVIGTTMPLYMQLVYTFSDSWRYLGVPSSKIDEIIHFININFDKVKPIEFLIFSQIPVGLGFGSSASLSLCFAEYIISHDEYKTYDKIVLAREIENIFHGSSSGMDILLIELGGTFYLEKKNDVFNFKKIEPCNFHFLIGAIKRECIVSEIISDLNHRLSLDNSQFAIIEKLGYIVRNSCVAFDKQNVNLLAYNMGVANNYLKSLGLSSDTLDYIIRRSLKFKALAGKFSGAGRGGAFILLFRDNHDASLCLRELSKDLDKNNIELTYKLQIFKF
- a CDS encoding CAP domain-containing protein is translated as MQKKFILFILIFTSQCTLLGISEDLEFLYSSIHKLRADFKLKKLEIDTTLARVAKEYAISLNTNKVLTHTLFGTTPMQRVKKYDQDFSIIREILASGLDVEDVIYAWLKSPGHKKALLNKDTSKMGGYVLKTQDNKNIFVVLFGEKF
- a CDS encoding Dps family protein, which encodes MANHLSYLKKDDLDKINLKLQDLLAGLHVFYANLRGIHWNIKDINFFVIHKKTENLYDYVGEVIDILAERSRALGYDSEFRCSEFMKTSFIKEITLETSSNLLSSINNIICDLNDILKNICETRCFIDSTSDYGTANILDDIIVSFEKYLWMYRSLLTDCRCLCNKKKCCDKNVNL
- the fusA gene encoding elongation factor G, encoding MKIRNIGIMAHIDAGKTTTTERIIYYTGKTHKIGDVDSGNTVTDWMTQEQDRGITISSAAITCYWRDHQINIIDTPGHVDFTAEVERSLRVLDGGIIIFSAVDGIQAQTETVWKQASKYGIPRLAYINKMDRMGADFLKVVEGIKNKFGIVPIVLQIPIGSESSFEGVIDIIRNKELHFEFKDGKPIVLEEAVREEFVENVKIFRENLIDSISNFSERITELFLENSIIDNHIIVEEIRRCTISGLIVPVLVGTSLKNIGIEPLIDAIVDYLPSPFEKKFNAYSAKTDRSISIDPKNEQNLSALVFKVQYFSAIAAHLYFVRVYSGELNSSKRVLNVVKNKREKFTRIFRVFSNKSEQIDEIKAGDIGAVIGLKYSVTGDTLVEEGHDIILEPLIFPEPVVSISIEPERASDDTRLKEVLEIIAKEDPTFSYKESKETGQLLVSGMGELHLEIIITRIKDEFKLNVYTGKPQVSYRESVNLKIEDVFEFVNIFAGKEINLKIGMIISPLLRGEGNKIEFECSVDSLFKAAILRGITSALSTGIIGYPIIDVGIKIVSLDFDKGKINEFAIESVSGLAFNEFFKRAHPIKLEPIMMLEIRTPIEYTGEVVSTLNSVGGIIHSITNIEDYEIIKAEAAFEKLFGYTSVLRSSTKGRGDFTMEFSYFKEKHD